Proteins from a genomic interval of Oncorhynchus nerka isolate Pitt River linkage group LG13, Oner_Uvic_2.0, whole genome shotgun sequence:
- the rab35b gene encoding ras-related protein Rab-35 encodes MARDYDYLFKLLIIGDSGVGKSSLLLRFADNTFSGSYITTIGVDFKIRTVVINGEKVKLQIWDTAGQERFRTITSTYYRGTHGVIVVYDVTSAESFVNVKRWLHEINQNCDDVCRILVGNKNDDPNSKVVETTDAQKFAEQMGINLFETSAKENINVEEMFNCITELVLRAKKEVLAKQQQQQQNDVVKLSKNSKRKKKCC; translated from the exons GAGTGGGGAAGAGCAGTCTCCTCCTGCGGTTTGCAGACAACACATTTTCAG gtAGTTACATCACCACGATTGGAGTGGACTTCAAGATCCGGACAGTGGTGATCAATGGGGAGAAGGTGAAGCTGCAGATCTGGGATACGGCAGGACAGGAGCGCTTCCGCACCATCACCTCCAC ataCTACAGGGGAACGCATGGGGTCATAGTGGTATATGATGTCACGAGTGCCGAGTCCTTTGTCAATGTGAAACGATGGCTACATGAAATCAACCAGAACTGTGATGATGTGTGTCGAATATTAG TGGGAAACAAGAACGATGATCCCAACTCAAAGGTGGTGGAGACGACTGATGCACAGAAGTTTGCAGAGCAGATGGGCATCAACCTATTTGAGACAAGTGCAAAAGAGAACATCAATGTTGAAGAG ATGTTTAACTGCATCACAGAGTTAGTGCTAAGAGCCAAGAAGGAGGTGCTggccaagcagcagcagcagcaacagaacGACGTGGTCAAACTCTCCAAGAACAGTAAACGAAAGAAAAAGTGCTGCTAG